In Streptomyces sp. NBC_01439, the following are encoded in one genomic region:
- a CDS encoding SDR family oxidoreductase — protein sequence MTTPDYVAGHGLLKDRTAVVTAAAGAGIGGATARRLLEEGARIVIGDAHARRLKETEEALAAEFGADRVTSLPCDVTDEGQVQALFALAEHTHGRLDIVVNNAGLGGTAALVDMTDTQWSRVLDVTLNGTFRCTRAALRALKSSGGGVIVNNASVIGWRAQTGQAHYAAAKAGVMALTRCAALEAAEFGVRVNAVAPSLAMHPHLVKVTSEELLTELTAREAFGRYAEPWEVANVIVFLASAYSSYMTGETVSVSSQHA from the coding sequence GTGACCACCCCCGACTACGTCGCCGGGCACGGACTGTTGAAGGACCGCACCGCCGTCGTCACCGCCGCCGCCGGGGCCGGGATCGGCGGAGCCACCGCCCGCCGCCTCCTGGAGGAGGGCGCCCGCATCGTCATCGGCGACGCCCACGCGCGCCGCCTGAAGGAGACCGAGGAGGCGCTCGCGGCCGAGTTCGGCGCGGACCGCGTCACTTCCCTGCCCTGCGACGTGACCGACGAGGGCCAGGTCCAGGCCCTCTTCGCGCTCGCCGAGCACACGCACGGCCGCCTCGACATCGTGGTGAACAACGCCGGCCTCGGCGGCACCGCCGCCCTCGTCGACATGACCGACACCCAGTGGTCCCGCGTCCTCGACGTCACCCTGAACGGAACCTTCCGCTGCACCCGCGCCGCCCTGCGCGCACTCAAGTCCTCCGGCGGCGGAGTGATCGTCAACAACGCCTCCGTCATCGGCTGGCGCGCCCAGACCGGCCAGGCCCACTACGCCGCCGCCAAGGCGGGGGTGATGGCCCTGACCCGCTGTGCGGCCCTGGAGGCCGCGGAGTTCGGCGTGCGCGTCAACGCGGTCGCCCCGAGCCTGGCCATGCACCCGCACCTGGTGAAGGTCACCAGCGAGGAACTCCTGACCGAACTCACCGCCCGCGAGGCCTTCGGCCGGTACGCCGAACCCTGGGAGGTCGCCAACGTCATCGTCTTCCTGGCCAGCGCCTACTCGTCCTACATGACCGGCGAGACGGTCTCCGTCAGCAGCCAGCACGCCTAA
- a CDS encoding TetR/AcrR family transcriptional regulator: MPTTKKKPQVTASPERRRELLDTAAEVFAAQGYNATTVRKIADAAGMLAGSLYYHFDSKESMLDEILSAFLTELWDGYDTVLAAGLDPRQTIEALVTESFREIDRHRAAVAIYQKESRTLSAQPRFHYLSDSQQKFEKAWLGTLERGVAAKVFRADLDIRLTYRFVRDTVWVAASWYRPGGQHSPEEIARQYLSMVLDGIALRPT, from the coding sequence GTGCCGACGACCAAGAAGAAGCCGCAGGTGACGGCCTCCCCCGAACGGCGTCGTGAACTCCTCGACACCGCCGCTGAGGTCTTCGCCGCGCAGGGCTACAACGCCACCACCGTACGCAAGATCGCCGACGCCGCCGGCATGCTCGCCGGCAGCCTCTACTACCACTTCGATTCCAAGGAATCGATGCTCGACGAGATCCTCTCGGCCTTCCTGACCGAGCTGTGGGACGGCTACGACACCGTCCTCGCCGCAGGTCTCGACCCCAGGCAGACCATCGAGGCCCTCGTCACCGAGTCCTTCCGGGAGATCGACCGGCACCGCGCCGCCGTCGCCATCTACCAGAAGGAGTCCCGCACCCTCTCCGCACAGCCCCGCTTCCACTACCTCTCCGACTCGCAGCAGAAGTTCGAGAAGGCCTGGCTCGGCACCCTGGAGCGAGGGGTCGCGGCCAAGGTCTTCCGCGCCGACCTCGACATCCGCCTCACCTACCGCTTCGTGCGCGACACGGTGTGGGTGGCGGCCTCCTGGTACCGGCCGGGCGGCCAGCACAGCCCCGAGGAGATCGCCCGCCAGTACCTGTCGATGGTGCTGGACGGGATCGCACTGCGCCCCACCTGA
- a CDS encoding acetyl-CoA C-acetyltransferase → MPEAYVVDAVRTPVGRRNGGLSTVHPADLGAHVLKALIERSGVDPAAVEDVVFGCLDTVGPQAGDIARTAWLAAGLPEEVPGVTVDRQCGSSQQAVHFAAQGVLSGTQDLVVAGGTQNMSMIPIAFASRQAAEPLGLTEGPYAGSAGWRARYGDAPVNQFHGAQLIAQKWGISRQDMEEFALRSHRRAVRAIDEGRFARETVAYGEVRVDEGPRRDTTLEKMATLKPVVEGGTITAAVSSQVSDGAAAMLIASERAVREHGLRPRARIHHLSVRGEDPIRMLSAPIPATAYALKKTGMSLADIDLVEINEAFAPVVLAWLKETGADPERVNVNGGAIALGHPLGATGVKLMTTLLHELERTGGRFGLQTMCEGGGQANVTIIERL, encoded by the coding sequence ATGCCCGAGGCCTACGTAGTCGATGCGGTACGCACCCCCGTGGGACGGCGGAACGGCGGCCTGTCCACCGTCCACCCGGCCGACCTCGGCGCACACGTCCTGAAGGCACTGATCGAGCGGTCCGGGGTGGACCCGGCCGCCGTGGAGGACGTGGTGTTCGGCTGCCTCGACACGGTGGGGCCGCAGGCCGGGGACATCGCCCGGACGGCCTGGCTGGCGGCCGGCCTGCCCGAGGAGGTGCCCGGGGTCACCGTCGACCGCCAGTGCGGGTCCTCGCAGCAGGCCGTGCACTTCGCGGCGCAGGGCGTCCTGTCCGGCACCCAGGACCTGGTGGTCGCGGGCGGCACCCAGAACATGTCGATGATCCCGATCGCCTTCGCCTCGCGGCAGGCGGCGGAGCCGCTCGGCCTCACCGAGGGGCCCTACGCGGGCTCGGCGGGCTGGCGGGCCCGGTACGGGGACGCCCCGGTGAACCAGTTCCACGGCGCCCAGCTGATCGCGCAGAAGTGGGGGATCTCCCGGCAGGACATGGAGGAGTTCGCCCTGCGCTCCCACCGGCGGGCGGTCCGGGCCATCGACGAGGGCCGCTTCGCGCGCGAGACGGTGGCGTACGGGGAGGTGCGCGTGGACGAGGGCCCGCGCCGGGACACCACCCTGGAGAAGATGGCCACCCTGAAGCCGGTGGTCGAGGGCGGCACCATCACGGCGGCCGTCTCCTCCCAGGTCTCGGACGGGGCGGCGGCCATGCTGATCGCCTCCGAGCGGGCGGTACGGGAACACGGCCTGCGGCCGCGCGCCCGCATCCACCACCTCTCCGTACGGGGCGAGGACCCCATCCGCATGCTGTCCGCGCCGATCCCCGCCACGGCGTACGCGTTGAAGAAGACCGGCATGTCGCTGGCCGACATCGACCTCGTGGAGATCAACGAGGCGTTCGCCCCGGTGGTGTTGGCCTGGCTGAAGGAGACCGGGGCCGACCCGGAGCGGGTCAACGTCAACGGCGGCGCGATCGCGCTCGGCCACCCGCTGGGGGCGACCGGGGTGAAGCTGATGACCACCCTCCTGCACGAACTGGAACGCACCGGCGGCCGCTTCGGCCTCCAGACGATGTGCGAGGGCGGCGGCCAGGCCAACGTGACGATCATCGAGCGGCTGTAG
- a CDS encoding cold-shock protein: MALGTVKWFNSEKGFGFIEQDGGGPDVFAHYSNIATQGFRELQEGQRVSFDVTQGQKGPQAENIIPA; this comes from the coding sequence ATGGCACTTGGCACCGTGAAGTGGTTCAACTCGGAAAAGGGCTTCGGCTTCATCGAGCAGGACGGTGGCGGCCCGGACGTCTTCGCCCACTACTCGAACATCGCCACCCAGGGCTTCCGTGAGCTCCAGGAGGGCCAGCGCGTGTCCTTCGACGTCACCCAGGGCCAGAAGGGCCCCCAGGCGGAGAACATCATCCCCGCCTAA
- a CDS encoding DEAD/DEAH box helicase, with product MTSSSSARPSRRPTRGRGAAQGRPKSGAGRQKSAPVARPQEFTMPEPIAPALPPVESFGDMDMPEALLKTLAAQGVTEPFPIQAATLPNSLAGRDLLGRGRTGSGKTLAFGLALLARTAGRRAQPKAPLALVLVPTRELAQQVTDALAPYATAVNLRIATVVGGMSINRQSGALRRGAEVLVATPGRLKDLIDRGDADLSQVSITVLDEADQMTDMGFMPQVTALLKQVEPGGQRMLFSATLDKNIDKLVKMFLTDPVGHSVDPSAGAVTTMEHHVLYVMDETDKKAVATRIAARDGRVIMFVDTKRGVDRMVKKLLADGVRASGLHGGRSQPQRNRTLDWFKTGEVTALVATNVAARGIHIDDLDLVVNVDPPTDHKDYLHRGGRTARAGESGSVVTLVLPDQKRDMSRLMSDAGISPRTAQIKSSDEELARLTGAKEPSGIPVVLEVPQPTAPKPRTGSGSGSGSRRRSGGGPRTGSATGGAPAAGGRGRRSGGGASGQAPAASGSGQARRGGQGGAAAGGSGERSRRTGGGAPSGGAAAASARSRVGTGGQGRRRSV from the coding sequence ATGACCAGCTCCAGCTCCGCACGACCCAGCCGCCGCCCCACCCGGGGTCGAGGTGCGGCCCAGGGGCGTCCGAAGTCTGGCGCGGGACGGCAGAAGTCCGCGCCCGTCGCCCGGCCCCAGGAATTCACCATGCCCGAGCCGATCGCCCCGGCGCTGCCGCCGGTCGAGTCGTTCGGCGACATGGACATGCCCGAGGCGCTGCTGAAGACCCTCGCCGCCCAGGGTGTCACGGAGCCGTTCCCGATCCAGGCGGCGACGCTCCCGAACTCCCTCGCCGGCCGTGACCTGCTCGGCCGCGGCCGCACCGGCTCCGGCAAGACGCTGGCCTTCGGCCTGGCCCTGCTGGCCCGTACCGCCGGCCGCCGCGCGCAGCCGAAGGCACCGCTCGCGCTGGTCCTCGTACCGACCCGTGAGCTCGCGCAGCAGGTCACCGACGCCCTGGCCCCGTACGCCACGGCCGTCAACCTGCGCATCGCGACCGTCGTCGGTGGCATGTCGATCAACCGGCAGTCGGGCGCCCTGCGCCGCGGCGCCGAGGTGCTCGTCGCCACCCCCGGCCGCCTGAAGGACCTCATCGACCGCGGTGACGCCGACCTCTCGCAGGTCTCCATCACCGTCCTCGACGAGGCCGACCAAATGACCGACATGGGCTTCATGCCGCAGGTCACGGCGCTGCTCAAGCAGGTCGAGCCCGGCGGCCAGCGGATGCTGTTCTCGGCGACGCTGGACAAGAACATCGACAAGCTCGTCAAGATGTTCCTGACCGACCCGGTCGGCCACTCCGTCGACCCGTCGGCCGGTGCGGTTACCACCATGGAGCACCACGTCCTGTACGTCATGGACGAGACCGACAAGAAGGCCGTGGCGACGCGCATAGCCGCTCGCGACGGCCGGGTGATCATGTTCGTCGACACCAAGCGCGGGGTCGACCGCATGGTCAAGAAGCTCCTCGCCGACGGCGTGCGCGCCTCCGGCCTGCACGGCGGCCGCTCCCAGCCGCAGCGCAATCGCACCCTCGACTGGTTCAAGACGGGCGAGGTCACCGCGCTGGTCGCCACGAACGTCGCGGCGCGCGGCATCCACATCGACGACCTCGACCTCGTCGTCAACGTGGACCCGCCCACCGACCACAAGGACTACCTGCACCGCGGCGGCCGTACCGCCCGTGCCGGCGAGTCCGGCAGCGTGGTCACCCTGGTCCTCCCCGACCAGAAGCGGGACATGAGCCGTCTGATGTCGGACGCCGGTATCTCCCCGCGCACCGCGCAGATCAAGTCCTCCGACGAGGAACTGGCCCGGCTGACCGGCGCCAAGGAGCCCTCGGGCATCCCGGTCGTGCTGGAGGTTCCGCAGCCGACCGCGCCCAAGCCGCGCACCGGCTCCGGTTCGGGCTCCGGCTCGCGCCGCCGCTCGGGCGGCGGTCCGCGCACCGGTTCCGCCACGGGCGGCGCTCCGGCGGCCGGCGGTCGCGGCCGTCGTTCCGGTGGGGGCGCCTCCGGGCAGGCCCCGGCGGCCTCCGGTTCGGGCCAGGCCCGGCGCGGCGGCCAGGGCGGCGCGGCGGCCGGTGGCTCCGGCGAGCGCAGCCGGCGCACCGGTGGCGGTGCCCCCTCCGGCGGTGCGGCCGCGGCCTCGGCGCGCAGCCGCGTCGGAACGGGCGGCCAGGGCCGCCGCCGGTCGGTCTGA
- a CDS encoding tyrosine-protein phosphatase encodes MSRARIRLVTAATAAALAVGTLPAAAYASAAPGAGVSARHHQHHLQQQAETIRQIPLQGAVNLRDIGGYRSWTGGQVRQGLVYRSDALSKLTDADVTTVSGLGLTKVVDFRIPMELQYDGADRLPTGLSPTSRPVSDLGLYGTLVGAIGSGDPVVQEQMLGGGRAEAYMRDIYRTFVSSPENRAQFAATLREIADGRQGPVLYHCTSGKDRTGWMSYVLLRALAVPEDTAERDYLASNAFRAAYDARVRAGLKQSGRMQNPDLLIPLQEVRQDYLDSATAQLEADYGSFYGYLTQGLGLDLRTLAKLQDKMVR; translated from the coding sequence ATGAGCCGTGCCCGCATCCGCCTGGTGACCGCGGCGACCGCCGCCGCCCTCGCCGTCGGAACCCTGCCCGCCGCCGCGTACGCGTCGGCGGCGCCCGGAGCCGGGGTCAGTGCCCGGCACCACCAGCACCACCTGCAGCAGCAGGCCGAAACGATTCGCCAGATCCCCCTCCAGGGCGCCGTCAACCTCCGGGACATCGGCGGCTACCGCTCGTGGACCGGCGGCCAGGTCCGCCAGGGACTGGTCTACCGCTCCGACGCACTGAGCAAGCTGACCGACGCCGACGTCACCACCGTCTCCGGTCTCGGCCTCACGAAGGTCGTCGATTTCCGCATCCCGATGGAGCTCCAGTACGACGGCGCCGACCGGCTGCCCACCGGGCTCTCCCCCACTTCGCGCCCCGTCAGTGACCTCGGCCTCTACGGAACCCTCGTCGGCGCGATCGGCAGCGGCGATCCCGTCGTCCAGGAGCAGATGCTCGGCGGTGGCCGAGCCGAGGCCTACATGCGCGACATCTACCGCACCTTCGTGAGCAGCCCCGAGAACCGGGCGCAGTTCGCGGCGACCCTGCGGGAGATCGCCGACGGCCGGCAGGGCCCGGTCCTGTACCACTGCACGTCCGGCAAGGACCGGACCGGCTGGATGAGTTACGTCCTGCTGCGCGCCCTCGCCGTCCCCGAGGACACCGCGGAGCGCGACTACCTGGCTTCGAACGCCTTCCGCGCCGCCTACGACGCCCGGGTGCGGGCGGGCCTCAAGCAGTCGGGCCGGATGCAGAACCCGGACCTGCTGATCCCGCTCCAGGAGGTCCGCCAGGACTACCTGGACTCGGCCACGGCGCAACTGGAAGCGGACTACGGGAGCTTCTACGGCTACCTGACCCAGGGCCTCGGCCTGGATCTGCGGACGCTGGCGAAGCTCCAGGACAAGATGGTCCGCTGA
- a CDS encoding NAD(P)H-dependent flavin oxidoreductase, whose product METAFTALVGVEHPVVQTGMGWVAGPRLVSGAANAGALGILASATMTLDQLRSAVREVTSRIPDGTPFGVNLRADATDAAERAQLIIDEGVRVASFALAPSKELIGRLKDAGVVVIPSIGARRHAEKVAAWGADAVIVQGGEGGGHTGDVATTVLLPQVVDAVDIPVIAAGGFSDGRGLVAALSYGAAGIAMGTRFLLTSDSTVPDVVKAEYLKATVKDVTVTTAVDGLPHRMLRTELVDALERAGRTRALVRAVRHAAAFRKLSGLSWPQMVRDGLAMKHGKDLSWSQVLLAANTPMLLKASMVEGRTDLGVMASGQVAGVIDDLPSCAELVSRVMAEAQQALESLEALHSLRTLPPPG is encoded by the coding sequence ATGGAGACGGCCTTCACCGCGCTGGTCGGCGTCGAACACCCCGTCGTGCAGACGGGCATGGGCTGGGTCGCCGGACCCCGCCTGGTGTCGGGCGCGGCCAACGCGGGGGCACTGGGCATCCTGGCCTCGGCCACGATGACGCTGGACCAGCTGCGTTCGGCGGTCCGCGAGGTCACGTCCCGCATCCCGGACGGGACCCCCTTCGGGGTCAATCTGCGGGCCGACGCCACAGACGCGGCCGAGCGCGCCCAACTGATCATCGACGAGGGGGTGCGGGTCGCCTCGTTCGCGTTGGCGCCCTCCAAGGAGCTGATCGGGCGGCTCAAGGACGCGGGCGTGGTCGTCATCCCGTCGATCGGGGCCCGGCGGCACGCCGAGAAGGTGGCCGCGTGGGGCGCCGACGCGGTGATCGTGCAGGGCGGCGAGGGCGGCGGTCACACGGGTGACGTGGCCACGACGGTGCTGTTGCCGCAGGTCGTGGACGCCGTGGACATCCCGGTGATCGCGGCCGGCGGCTTCAGCGACGGGCGCGGCCTGGTCGCGGCGCTGTCGTACGGGGCCGCGGGCATCGCCATGGGCACCCGGTTCCTGCTGACCTCCGACTCCACCGTTCCGGACGTCGTGAAGGCCGAGTACCTGAAGGCCACGGTCAAGGACGTCACCGTCACCACGGCCGTCGACGGGTTGCCGCACCGCATGCTCCGTACGGAGCTGGTCGATGCCCTGGAACGGGCGGGCCGTACCCGGGCGCTGGTCCGGGCGGTGCGGCACGCGGCCGCCTTCCGGAAGCTGTCCGGGCTGAGCTGGCCGCAGATGGTCCGCGACGGCCTCGCGATGAAACACGGCAAGGACCTGTCCTGGAGCCAGGTCCTGCTCGCCGCGAACACCCCGATGCTCCTCAAGGCGTCCATGGTCGAGGGCCGTACGGACCTCGGCGTCATGGCATCGGGCCAGGTCGCGGGGGTGATCGACGATCTTCCGTCCTGTGCGGAGCTCGTATCCCGCGTCATGGCCGAAGCACAACAGGCACTGGAATCACTCGAAGCACTGCACTCGCTCCGCACCCTGCCACCACCAGGGTGA
- a CDS encoding CoA-transferase subunit beta, producing MTTTPASTPASTPASTPTTATVTRAEYCVIACAEAWRDNGEVLASPMGLIPSFGARLAKRTFSPDLLLTDGEALLVGLDGTAEGWLPYRRHLTMVTGGRRHVMMGASQIDRFGNQNISCIGDWERPARQLLGVRGAPVNTLNNPVSYWIPKHSTRVFVERVDMVSGVGYDRAEAAGVTRFHHLPRVVSDLGVFDFGGPCHAMRLVSVHPGVTVGEVRAATGFELTVAEEVPYTREPTPDELRLIREVIDPAGLRDREVRG from the coding sequence GTGACCACGACACCGGCCAGCACACCGGCCAGCACACCGGCCAGCACACCGACCACCGCGACCGTCACGCGCGCCGAGTACTGCGTGATCGCCTGCGCCGAGGCCTGGCGCGACAACGGCGAGGTGCTCGCCAGCCCGATGGGCCTGATCCCTTCCTTCGGGGCCCGGCTCGCGAAGCGGACCTTCTCCCCCGACCTGCTGCTGACCGACGGCGAGGCGCTGCTCGTCGGGCTGGACGGCACGGCCGAGGGTTGGCTCCCGTACCGGCGCCACCTGACCATGGTCACCGGTGGCCGGCGGCACGTGATGATGGGCGCCAGCCAGATCGACCGCTTCGGCAACCAGAACATCTCCTGCATCGGCGACTGGGAGCGGCCGGCGCGCCAGCTCCTCGGGGTGCGCGGTGCTCCCGTCAACACCCTGAACAATCCGGTGAGCTATTGGATCCCCAAGCACTCCACCCGGGTCTTCGTCGAGCGCGTGGACATGGTCAGCGGCGTCGGTTACGACCGCGCGGAGGCGGCGGGAGTGACCCGCTTCCACCACCTTCCCCGGGTGGTCAGTGATCTCGGCGTCTTCGACTTCGGCGGCCCCTGCCACGCGATGCGGCTGGTCTCCGTGCACCCCGGGGTCACCGTCGGGGAGGTCCGGGCGGCCACCGGGTTCGAGCTGACCGTCGCCGAGGAGGTCCCGTACACGCGGGAGCCGACCCCCGACGAGCTGCGGCTGATCCGCGAGGTGATCGACCCCGCGGGGCTGCGCGACCGCGAAGTGCGGGGCTGA
- a CDS encoding CoA transferase subunit A — MTGRTDRTDKTLSPEEVVGQLHSGMTIGIGGWGSRRKPMALVRALLRSEITDLTVISYGGPDVGLLAAAGRIRKLVAPFVTLDSVPLEPHFRAARERAAFTLTELDEAMFMWGLHAAANRLPFLPVRAGLGSDVMRVNPELRTVTSPYDDGEELVAVPALRMDAALVHLNRADRLGNAQYLGPDPYFDDLFCEAADAAYVSCEHLVETAELTKAGPPQSLLVSRHSVTGVVETPNGAHFTSCVPDYDRDEPFQKLYATTPWPEFSARFLSGAGEHDYQSAVRTWHEEQQP; from the coding sequence ATGACCGGCAGGACGGACAGGACGGACAAGACCCTGTCGCCCGAGGAGGTGGTCGGGCAGCTGCACAGCGGGATGACCATCGGCATCGGCGGCTGGGGGTCCCGGCGCAAACCCATGGCCCTGGTGCGGGCACTGCTCCGGTCCGAGATCACCGATCTCACCGTGATCTCGTACGGTGGCCCCGACGTCGGCCTGCTGGCCGCCGCCGGCCGGATCCGCAAGCTGGTCGCCCCCTTCGTCACCCTCGACTCCGTCCCGCTGGAGCCCCACTTCCGGGCCGCCCGCGAGCGCGCCGCCTTCACCCTCACCGAGCTCGACGAGGCCATGTTCATGTGGGGCCTGCACGCCGCCGCCAACCGGCTCCCCTTCCTCCCCGTCCGCGCGGGCCTCGGCTCCGACGTCATGCGGGTCAACCCGGAGCTGCGCACGGTCACCTCCCCCTACGACGACGGCGAGGAGCTCGTCGCCGTCCCCGCCCTGCGCATGGACGCGGCCCTGGTGCACCTCAACCGCGCCGACCGCCTCGGCAACGCCCAGTACCTGGGCCCCGACCCGTACTTCGACGACCTCTTCTGCGAGGCCGCCGACGCCGCCTACGTCTCCTGCGAGCACCTCGTCGAGACCGCCGAGCTCACCAAGGCCGGCCCCCCGCAATCCCTCCTCGTCAGCCGGCACTCCGTGACCGGGGTCGTGGAGACCCCGAACGGCGCGCACTTCACCTCCTGCGTCCCCGACTACGACCGCGACGAGCCCTTCCAGAAGCTCTACGCGACCACCCCCTGGCCCGAGTTCTCGGCGCGCTTCCTCTCCGGGGCGGGCGAGCACGACTACCAGTCCGCCGTACGGACCTGGCACGAGGAGCAGCAGCCGTGA
- a CDS encoding enoyl-CoA hydratase family protein: MGVSTSSPDKGIALVTVDFPPVNALPVQGWYELADALRAAGRDPEVRCVVLAAEGRGFNAGVDIKEMQRDSGHAALVGANRGCYEAFAAVYECEVPVVAAVHGFCLGGGIGLVGNADAIVASEDATFGLPELDRGALGAATHLARLVPQHLMRALYYTSRTATAAELHAHGSVWKVVPRAELRAAALELAAEIAKKDGHLIRLAKAAINGIDPVDVRRSYRFEQGFTFEANLSGVADRVRDTFGKGERA; the protein is encoded by the coding sequence ATGGGTGTCTCCACCTCAAGCCCCGACAAGGGCATCGCACTCGTCACAGTCGACTTCCCACCCGTCAACGCGCTCCCGGTGCAGGGCTGGTACGAACTCGCCGACGCCCTGCGGGCGGCCGGCCGCGACCCCGAGGTCCGGTGCGTCGTCCTCGCCGCCGAGGGCCGCGGCTTCAACGCCGGCGTCGACATCAAGGAGATGCAGCGCGACAGCGGACACGCCGCGCTCGTCGGCGCCAACCGGGGCTGCTACGAGGCCTTCGCCGCCGTGTACGAGTGCGAGGTGCCGGTCGTCGCGGCCGTGCACGGGTTCTGCCTGGGCGGCGGCATCGGGCTCGTCGGCAACGCCGACGCGATCGTCGCCTCCGAGGACGCCACCTTCGGGCTGCCCGAACTGGACCGGGGTGCGCTCGGCGCCGCCACCCACCTGGCGCGGCTGGTCCCGCAGCACCTGATGCGCGCGCTGTACTACACCTCGCGCACCGCGACCGCCGCCGAACTGCACGCCCACGGCTCGGTTTGGAAGGTGGTCCCGCGCGCGGAGCTGCGCGCCGCCGCCCTGGAGCTGGCCGCCGAGATCGCGAAGAAGGACGGCCATCTGATCCGGCTCGCCAAGGCGGCCATCAACGGGATCGACCCCGTGGACGTGCGCCGCAGCTACCGCTTCGAGCAGGGCTTCACCTTCGAGGCCAACCTCAGCGGGGTGGCCGACCGGGTCCGCGACACCTTCGGGAAGGGAGAACGCGCATGA
- a CDS encoding SDR family oxidoreductase: protein MELDGRVVVVTGGTRGVGAGIARSFLAAGADVVVCARRPPEQEVVADGRTAAFTPVDLRDPAAVHAFFGAVAARYGRLDCLVNNAGGTPYRLLSEGEAQRHARVVELNLIAPMAASLAAYPWLREARGSVVMIGSVSGTRPSPGTAAYGAAKAGLENLARSMAVEWAPEVRVNSLVLGMVRTELAHLHYGDETGIAAVGATVPLGRLADPSDVGAAAVFLASDRAAYVSGASLLVHGGGERPAFLDAATVNKEDRDGGTV from the coding sequence ATGGAGCTCGACGGGAGGGTGGTCGTCGTCACCGGAGGAACCCGGGGCGTCGGCGCCGGGATCGCCCGGTCGTTCCTCGCGGCCGGCGCGGACGTGGTCGTCTGCGCCCGGCGGCCACCGGAGCAGGAGGTGGTGGCGGACGGTCGGACGGCCGCGTTCACCCCGGTCGACCTGCGCGATCCCGCCGCCGTGCACGCGTTCTTCGGCGCGGTCGCGGCCCGGTACGGGCGACTCGACTGCCTGGTCAACAACGCGGGCGGCACCCCGTACCGGCTGCTGAGCGAGGGCGAGGCGCAGCGCCACGCGCGCGTCGTCGAGCTCAACCTGATCGCGCCGATGGCCGCCTCGCTCGCGGCGTATCCCTGGCTGCGGGAAGCGCGGGGCTCGGTGGTCATGATCGGCAGCGTCAGCGGGACCCGTCCCTCGCCGGGGACGGCCGCGTACGGCGCAGCCAAGGCGGGGCTGGAGAACCTGGCCCGGTCCATGGCCGTCGAATGGGCCCCCGAAGTGCGGGTCAACTCCCTGGTCCTCGGCATGGTGCGGACCGAACTGGCCCACCTGCACTACGGCGACGAGACCGGCATCGCCGCGGTCGGCGCCACCGTCCCGTTGGGGCGCCTCGCGGACCCCTCGGACGTGGGGGCGGCGGCGGTGTTCCTGGCCTCGGACCGGGCGGCGTACGTGAGCGGGGCGAGCCTGCTGGTGCACGGGGGCGGCGAGCGCCCGGCGTTCTTGGATGCGGCAACTGTCAACAAGGAGGACCGAGATGGCGGGACTGTGTGA
- a CDS encoding SDR family oxidoreductase — translation MAGLCEGRVVIVTGAGRGLGRAHALAFAAEGAKVVVNDLGVGLDGLPGPDGPAARVVAEIEALGGEAVAHGGDVATSKGAASLVAAAVDAFGRLDTLVNNAGFLRDRMLVNLDEDDWDAVMRVHLKGHFLPLRSAAAWWRAEAKAGRPVVARVVNTSSGAGLLGSVGQGNYSAAKAGILALTAVAAQEMGPYGVQVNAIAPAARTRMTERTFAETMAAPAAGDFDVMAPENVSPLVVWLGAEASAGVTGRVFETEGGRITVMEGWRPGPTADRGARRTPAEAGEAARELLAAAQAPLPVYGAR, via the coding sequence ATGGCGGGACTGTGTGAAGGTCGGGTCGTGATCGTGACGGGCGCGGGGCGGGGGTTGGGGCGCGCCCATGCGCTGGCCTTCGCGGCGGAAGGGGCGAAGGTCGTCGTCAACGACCTCGGGGTCGGTCTCGACGGGTTGCCGGGGCCGGACGGCCCGGCGGCCCGGGTGGTCGCCGAGATCGAGGCGCTGGGCGGCGAGGCGGTCGCGCACGGCGGGGACGTCGCCACGTCGAAGGGTGCGGCCTCGCTGGTGGCGGCGGCCGTGGACGCCTTCGGGCGCCTGGACACCCTCGTCAACAACGCGGGCTTCCTGCGGGACCGGATGCTGGTCAACCTGGACGAGGACGACTGGGACGCGGTCATGCGGGTCCACCTCAAGGGCCACTTCCTGCCGCTGCGGTCGGCGGCCGCGTGGTGGCGGGCGGAGGCGAAGGCGGGCCGGCCGGTGGTCGCCCGGGTGGTCAACACCTCCTCCGGGGCCGGCCTGCTGGGCTCGGTCGGCCAGGGCAACTACAGCGCGGCCAAGGCCGGGATCCTCGCCCTCACGGCGGTCGCGGCGCAGGAGATGGGCCCCTACGGGGTCCAGGTCAACGCGATCGCCCCGGCGGCACGGACCCGGATGACGGAGCGGACCTTCGCCGAGACCATGGCCGCTCCCGCGGCGGGCGACTTCGACGTGATGGCCCCCGAGAACGTCTCCCCGCTGGTGGTGTGGCTGGGGGCGGAGGCTTCGGCGGGGGTCACGGGCCGGGTCTTCGAGACGGAGGGCGGCCGGATCACGGTGATGGAGGGCTGGCGGCCGGGCCCCACGGCGGACCGGGGCGCGCGCCGGACCCCGGCGGAGGCGGGGGAGGCGGCCCGGGAACTCCTCGCGGCGGCGCAGGCTCCGCTGCCGGTGTACGGCGCGCGGTAG